In Mus caroli chromosome 19, CAROLI_EIJ_v1.1, whole genome shotgun sequence, a genomic segment contains:
- the Lbhd1 gene encoding LBH domain-containing protein 1, whose amino-acid sequence MALVPESSKDGPWSGDNPDSSWHPESPRLANPLSKNRDETGRCEGYQDVEVSQKPRLPSIVVEASERSEGDQEDQQWPHEELLVLTDGEEEDAEAFFQDQSEEPGWAWIPQDPTSPLRTFNPGLGWGQEQEDASWIPEDTEGQEPPNLCPLWDPTGSCIYRTRFMEYPRFPPLSTSGGAEEEVVQAPQGIKQGSATEAPGGRGCDRRRADYEAPPQEAGVRTVLSSGWSFLPTSYQVSEHRRGLQISCSLSRLCRN is encoded by the exons ATGGCCCTTGTGCCAGAGAGTAGCAAGGATGGACCTTGGTCTGGAGATAACCCAGACTCTTCATGGCATCCAGAAAGTCCTCGGTTGGCCAACCCCCTCTCAAAAAACAGAGACGAGACTGGCAGATGTGAAGGTTATCAGGATGTTGAG GTGTCTCAAAAGCCCCGCCTGCCCTCTATTGTGGTAGAGGCTTCAGAGCGGAGTGAGGGAGaccaggaagaccagcagtggCCACATGAGGAGTTGCTGGTGCTCACTGATGGTGAAGAAGAAGATGCAGAAGCTTTCTTCCAGGATCAAAGCGAAGAGCCAG GCTGGGCCTGGATCCCACAGGATCCCACATCTCCTTTAAGAACATTTAACCCTGGACTTGGCTGGGGTCAAGAACAAGAAGATGCCTCCTGGATTCCTGAagatacagagggtcaggaaccTCCCAATCTCTGTCCTCTTTGGGACCCGACAGGGTCCTGCATCTATAGAACCCGGTTTATGGAGTACCCCCGTTTTCCACCTCTCAGTACTTCTGGGG GAGCTGAAGAAGAAGTTGTTCAAGCGCCGCAGGGTATTAAGCAGGGATCGGCGACGGAAGCGCCGGGTGGTCGGGGCTGTGATAGACGAAGGGCTGACTACGAAGCACCACCTCAAGAAGCGGGCGTACGTACAGTATTATCCTCCGGTTGGTCATTCCTACCCACTTCCTACCAGGTTTCAGAGCATCGCAGAGGTCTCCaaatttcttgttctctttcacgTTTATGCAGGAACTAG
- the LOC110285840 gene encoding ubiquinol-cytochrome-c reductase complex assembly factor 3, translating into MSWLPSRLWEEAYGTSFVVQSAMEVARKALVAVAVLGAGAGVGSILFALVTPGELQKQSMLQEMPERDSRHRDEAVRTTELVMATLKDAAATKENVAWRRNWTVSGDGRSA; encoded by the exons ATGTCATGGCTCCCTTCTAGGCTGTGGGAGGAAGCATACGGCACCTCGTTTGTAGTGCAATCCGCCATGGAGGTGGCTCGTAAAGCACTTGTGGCAGTTGCAGTGCTAGGCGCGGGAGCTGGCGTGGGTTCTATTCTGTTTGCTCTTGTGACCCCAGGAGAACTACAGAAGCAGTCGATGCTGCAG GAGATGCCGGAAAGGGACTCGCGGCATAGGGACGAAGCGGTCAGGACCACGGAACTGGTGATGGCTACCCTGAAGGACGCCGCAGCCACGAAGGAGAACGTGGCCTGGAGGAGAAACTGGACAGTTAGCGGGGATGGCAGGTCAGCATGA